The following coding sequences lie in one Haematobia irritans isolate KBUSLIRL chromosome 3, ASM5000362v1, whole genome shotgun sequence genomic window:
- the LOC142230851 gene encoding uncharacterized protein LOC142230851 — MTTTPLTAFTRATDAVVRFETKFHSLRDNDLTAYRLECHGSEAKSLWEKVKGLFDECLDFVSTQSNATEAAAAAGGRYDVAYNCYLNVMGSIQGKLDALRAPSKHSAKSPRLEDQTSLLNVSHRSDDSHSSSVSSRGDNSSSHSLNLPPCDIDVFDGDFLNWPTFRDFFTAVYINNSRLSDIEKLCHLLKKTSGEARDVVSKFPLTHRSFALAWKALKGTYDNTRLLVNHQLKLLFDLPVLESETSSGLKKLQRGISTCISTMSIYDVATDDWDPILVFLCLQRLPKCTVTLWEQSIKDKSALSSWSDLDFFLTERIQTLTCLRDIRGIDARPPANKRIRSHFTNAKTTRSPSSTPPSSQSSPDRLCVLCRRHHHLRTCSRFHNLSVRERMNIIRSHQCCMNCLSRRHIAANCPSAYDCGKCGRRHHTLLHRETSTGPGTAPIVPAPVSRNPVPVPVDANEPSTSTGIVSGTSSRQVFHTSRTGNVLLGTAMVNIVHQGITYPARALIDPASESSFITEGLRNRLGLSTSSTSATISGVNQSVSITSRELCSLCIGTPLDESLLLETTAYVLPNISGNLPSFSLDRDIVSSMPNLRLADPNLFVCRPVDLLLGADLYPKIVLEGTRTNILGSLLAQNTVFGWVVTGPIPSSNISVFTTAVDLHEENGLDETLLRFWELEEIPRRPLLSASDKFCEDNYKRTTRRDSEGRYIVTLPLKTDFCGQIDLGNSRTGCLRQFLRNEASLLRKPQIKTVYDDVIREYLHLGHMRPVSATPTDAPVCYLPHHPVINPDKRTTKLRVVFNASNKTSTGNSLNDILHVGPTLQTDLVLLILRWRLYKFVYNCDITQMYRQIRVDPSQTCLQRILFRDSPQNIIQDYELQTVTFGVNCAPFLAIRTLLQLADDTENDFPLAAHILRRCMYVDDVLTGYHNLNNASGSRGNIHHNSELSSHIERDAILPLLVLAMGLCGMLYRSRLDDNPRLYLQNCLLFYESGNFTCYF, encoded by the coding sequence ATGACTACTACACCACTGACTGCTTTCACAAGAGCAACTGACGCAGTAGTCCGATTTGAAACGAAGTTTCACAGTTTGCGAGACAATGATCTCACCGCCTATAGACTAGAATGTCATGGTTCCGAGGCTAAGTCATTGTGGGAAAAGGTTAAGGGCTTATTCGACGAATGTCTTGACTTTGTTTCCACACAGAGCAACGCCACCGAGGCAGCCGCTGCTGCTGGCGGCAGATATGATGTGGCTTATAATTGTTACTTGAATGTCATGGGGTCAATTCAAGGTAAATTGGATGCACTACGTGCACCATCTAAGCATTCTGCTAAATCGCCTCGGTTGGAGGACCAAACATCTCTTTTGAATGTTTCTCATAGGTCCGATGACTCACACAGTTCTTCCGTTAGTTCTAGGGGAGACAATAGTTCCTCCCATAGTCTCAATCTACCGCCTTGTGATATAGATGTTTTTGACGGCGATTTTCTCAATTGGCCGACATTTAGAGATTTCTTCACAGCGGTATACATTAACAATAGCCGACTTAGCGAtattgaaaaattgtgtcatttACTCAAGAAAACCAGTGGTGAAGCTCGCGATGTGGTTTCGAAATTTCCGCTCACGCATAGAAGCTTCGCTCTTGCGTGGAAGGCGCTAAAGGGTACTTATGATAATACCCGCCTCTTGGTGAACCACcaactcaaattattatttgattTGCCAGTCTTGGAGTCTGAGACCAGTTCAGGACTGAAGAAACTACAACGTGGTATCTCGACATGCATTTCGACAATGTCCATCTACGATGTGGCCACTGACGATTGGGATCCCATCCTCGTCTTTTTATGCCTTCAGAGGTTGCCGAAATGTACTGTTACACTTTGGGAACAGAGTATTAAGGACAAGTCTGCTTTGTCTTCTTGGTCAGATTTGGACTTCTTTCTCACGGAAAGAATCCAGACATTGACATGTCTTCGCGATATCCGCGGCATTGACGCCAGGCCTCCGGCCAACAAAAGAATTCGCTCGCATTTCACGAatgcgaaaacgactcgttccCCATCAAGTACGCCTCCTTCCTCCCAATCCTCTCCTGACAGATTATGCGTTCTCTGTCGACGACATCATCACCTCAGAACGTGTTCTAGGTTTCATAATCTTTCAGTTCGTGAGAGGATGAATATTATTAGGAGCCATCAGTGCTGCATGAATTGTCTGTCCCGCAGACATATTGCAGCTAATTGCCCCAGCGCATATGATTGCGGTAAATGTGGTAGAAGACACCACACTCTTTTGCATAGGGAAACATCGACTGGTCCCGGGACTGCTCCTATCGTTCCCGCACCAGTTTCACGGAATCCCGTACCGGTGCCAGTGGATGCCAATGAACCTTCTACATCGACAGGCATTGTGTCAGGGACGTCCAGTAGACAGGTATTCCACACTTCGCGTACTGGAAATGTATTATTAGGAACTGCAATGGTGAATATCGTTCACCAGGGTATCACGTATCCTGCTAGGGCCTTAATAGATCCCGCTTCGGAATCATCCTTTATTACGGAAGGATTGCGGAACCGACTTGGACTGAGTACGTCTTCGACTTCGGCTACAATTTCTGGTGTGAATCAAAGTGTTTCGATCACGTCGAGAGAACTTTGTTCACTTTGCATTGGTACCCCACTAGATGAGTCGCTCCTACTGGAGACTACAGCGTATGTTCTTCCGAACATTTCCGGCAACCTGCCATCCTTTTCTCTAGATCGTGACATTGTGTCTAGTATGCCAAATCTACGTTTGGCTGaccccaatttatttgtttgtcgtcCTGTTGACCTGCTTTTGGGCGCGGATCTTTATCCGAAAATTGTGTTGGAGGGTACGCGAACGAATATTTTGGGATCATTACTAGCACAAAACACAGTCTTCGGCTGGGTTGTCACGGGTCCTATCCCTTCCTCGAATATTTCAGTCTTCACGACTGCAGTGGACCTCCACGAGGAAAACGGTCTTGACGAGACACTTCTCCGATTTTGGGAACTTGAGGAGATTCCCCGACGCCCTCTCTTATCTGCATCAGATAAGTTTTGCGAGGACAATTACAAGAGAACGACTAGACGGGATTCTGAGGGAAGATACATTGTTACACTTCCGCTCAAAACTGATTTCTGTGGACAAATCGATTTAGGAAATTCAAGGACGGGTTGCTTAAGACAATTTCTTCGAAATGAGGCATCCCTCTTGCGAAAACCACAAATTAAGACGGTATATGACGACGTCATACGAGAGTATTTACATTTGGGTCATATGAGGCCAGTTTCGGCTACGCCAACAGACGCCCCAGTTTGTTATCTACCTCATCACCCCGTGATTAACCCCGACAAAAGGACGACTAAGCTTCGAGTGGTTTTCAACGCCTCGAATAAGACGTCTACCGGCAATAGCCTGAATGACATTTTACATGTCGGTCCGACTCTACAAACTGACTTGGTCCTCCTCATTTTGAGATGGAGGTTGTACAAATTCGTGTACAATTGCGACATCACACAGATGTATCGCCAAATCCGAGTTGACCCGTCTCAGACCTGTCTGCAGAGAATACTATTTCGGGATTCTCCGCAAAACATTATCCAGGACTATGAGTTACAAACTGTAACATTTGGAGTAAATTGTGCTCCATTTCTAGCCATACGGACACTGTTGCAATTGGCGGACGACACGGAGAATGACTTTCCTCTTGCTGCGCACATCCTACGGAGGTGCATGTACGTTGACGACGTATTGACGGGGTACCATAATTTGAATAATGCGTCTGGTTCAAGGGGCAATATACACCATAATTCTGAGCTGTCTTCTCACATAGAGCGCGACGCTATTTTACCACTACTGGTTTTGGCAATGGGATTATGTGGAATGCTTTACAGGTCACGCCTTGATGATAACCCAcggttatatttacaaaactgtCTGCTTTTCTACGAAAGCGGTAACTTTACATGCTACTTTTGA